The following proteins are encoded in a genomic region of Planococcus lenghuensis:
- the pepV gene encoding dipeptidase PepV: MDWQKEAEKRKDHMISELKELLSIPSVLADPAEDAPFGKDVKQALDWFLEKGRSNGYHTKNTGNKAGHLETGEGDELVGILGHVDIVPAGTGWTKPPFAGTEEDGRLYGRGAIDDKGPTIAAWTALQMVKESGAEFDKRVRLIIGTDEESGFRCMDRYFETEEMPGTGFAPDADFPIINAEKGIAGLVFSQLRLKRPDRLISFRSGERTNMVPDEAVAVLKGTADEFRESFGHFCEAEGITGEVAETDDIVTLTAHGKSAHAMEPDDGKNAGLILAAYLNGKLTDDGQRFVGFLTDSFYGDSRGRALGFNYTDEASGDVTLNPGVIRYQRGSIGTVEVSFRYSVTFPFDQRIHSFVPAEFALDIKSNSLPHHVDENDPFIRTLQRVYEKQTGKTAELLAIGGGTYARVLDKGVAFGMLFPGEADVAHQPDEFVDIENLVKATAIYAEAIYELACKK; encoded by the coding sequence ATGGACTGGCAGAAAGAGGCAGAGAAAAGAAAAGATCACATGATCAGTGAATTGAAAGAGCTATTGTCGATTCCGAGCGTACTGGCAGATCCTGCAGAAGATGCTCCATTCGGAAAAGACGTGAAACAGGCTCTTGACTGGTTTTTAGAGAAGGGCCGGTCAAACGGCTATCACACGAAAAATACAGGCAATAAGGCGGGGCATCTTGAAACGGGCGAAGGCGATGAGCTAGTAGGTATTCTCGGCCATGTCGATATAGTGCCGGCCGGTACCGGATGGACGAAGCCGCCCTTTGCAGGGACTGAAGAAGATGGCCGGCTGTATGGCCGCGGGGCAATTGATGATAAAGGGCCAACGATAGCAGCCTGGACAGCGTTACAGATGGTGAAGGAATCAGGAGCTGAGTTTGATAAGCGGGTCCGGCTGATTATTGGAACAGATGAAGAAAGCGGATTCCGCTGCATGGACCGGTATTTCGAAACGGAAGAAATGCCGGGGACCGGATTTGCGCCGGATGCGGATTTTCCAATCATCAATGCGGAAAAAGGCATTGCAGGTCTTGTGTTTTCCCAATTGCGGCTGAAACGGCCGGATAGGCTGATTTCATTCCGTTCAGGTGAGCGGACGAATATGGTGCCGGATGAAGCGGTCGCTGTACTGAAAGGGACTGCAGATGAATTCCGAGAGTCATTCGGGCATTTCTGCGAAGCGGAAGGGATAACAGGGGAAGTGGCGGAAACGGATGATATCGTGACGTTGACCGCCCACGGAAAGTCGGCACACGCCATGGAACCGGATGACGGTAAAAATGCCGGCCTCATTCTCGCAGCTTATTTGAATGGGAAACTGACGGATGATGGGCAGCGCTTTGTCGGATTCCTGACTGACTCCTTTTATGGGGATTCAAGAGGCCGTGCCCTTGGCTTCAATTACACCGATGAAGCATCCGGAGATGTTACACTCAATCCCGGTGTAATCCGCTATCAGCGCGGGAGTATCGGTACAGTTGAAGTGAGTTTCCGCTATTCGGTGACGTTCCCGTTCGATCAGCGGATCCACAGTTTTGTGCCGGCTGAGTTTGCGCTGGATATTAAATCGAATTCCCTGCCGCATCATGTAGATGAAAATGACCCGTTTATCCGCACGCTTCAGCGTGTATATGAAAAGCAAACGGGAAAAACCGCCGAGCTCCTTGCAATCGGCGGAGGCACATACGCCCGTGTGCTTGATAAAGGTGTCGCGTTCGGTATGCTTTTCCCGGGGGAAGCGGATGTAGCCCATCAGCCGGATGAATTTGTTGATATTGAGAACCTGGTGAAAGCAACAGCAATCTATGCAGAAGCGATTTATGAGCTGGCCTGCAAAAAATGA
- the dat gene encoding D-amino-acid transaminase, with product MNWILLDDQLVKEEQVNISKEDRGYQFGDGVYEVIRIYEGDLFTGQEHIDRFYESAQKIRLVIPYTKDVLQKMVHELVEANEVINGYVYMQITRGASPRQHQFPEQGQPVLTGYTKLMERPIELMRNGVHAKFVEDVRWLRCDIKSLNLLGNVLAKQEAMENDCYEAVLHRGETVTEGSSSNVYGIKDGVIYTHPADNHILNGITRREIIAVCAELGIPFEEKAFTKEAAHTMDELFISSTTAEVLPVTVLDAQPIGDGTPGETTRRLQQAFERRLGLKESALA from the coding sequence ATGAATTGGATTTTATTGGACGATCAGCTGGTTAAAGAGGAACAAGTGAATATTTCAAAAGAAGACAGAGGCTACCAGTTTGGCGATGGCGTTTATGAAGTGATTCGGATTTATGAAGGTGATCTGTTCACCGGACAAGAACATATCGATCGGTTCTACGAGAGTGCACAAAAAATCCGCCTTGTCATTCCATATACAAAAGATGTTCTGCAAAAAATGGTCCATGAACTTGTGGAAGCCAATGAAGTCATAAACGGGTATGTTTATATGCAGATCACCCGCGGAGCTTCACCGCGTCAGCATCAATTCCCGGAACAGGGTCAACCGGTGCTGACAGGCTATACAAAACTGATGGAACGCCCAATTGAGCTTATGCGCAACGGCGTCCATGCAAAATTCGTCGAAGATGTCCGCTGGCTGCGCTGTGACATCAAGAGTCTGAATTTACTCGGCAATGTGCTGGCAAAACAAGAAGCGATGGAAAATGACTGTTATGAGGCTGTGCTGCACCGGGGGGAGACGGTTACGGAAGGATCTTCCTCGAATGTCTACGGCATTAAAGATGGTGTAATCTACACACATCCTGCGGATAATCATATTTTAAACGGGATTACCCGCCGGGAAATCATTGCGGTATGCGCTGAACTCGGGATTCCATTTGAGGAAAAAGCATTTACCAAAGAGGCCGCACATACAATGGATGAGTTGTTCATTTCTTCAACGACGGCTGAAGTGCTGCCGGTGACCGTGTTGGATGCTCAGCCTATTGGAGACGGCACTCCCGGTGAAACAACCCGGAGACTTCAGCAAGCATTTGAACGGAGACTGGGATTGAAAGAATCGGCACTCGCGTGA
- the thpR gene encoding RNA 2',3'-cyclic phosphodiesterase — MSSHYFIGIRLPEETAASLALQRDSWRLRSHKQLPPAEDLHITLVYIGADPNDELPDVLQALEAVDMAAFEVTVSGAGTFGNPATPRVIYADVQENPHLRELQRQVEAALEPFSLRPDKRPFVPHITLAKKWKGNDPLTEPLTIGIERFTVSEFSLFQVHLDKRPRYEAVRTYELSENASK; from the coding sequence ATGTCCAGTCATTATTTTATCGGGATCCGGCTGCCGGAAGAGACGGCAGCCAGTCTGGCGCTGCAGCGGGACAGCTGGCGGCTTCGATCACATAAGCAGCTTCCGCCGGCCGAAGATCTGCATATTACGCTTGTTTATATCGGCGCGGATCCGAACGATGAATTACCGGATGTGCTGCAGGCACTGGAAGCGGTCGATATGGCTGCTTTCGAAGTGACCGTCAGCGGAGCCGGTACCTTCGGCAACCCGGCAACTCCGCGTGTCATTTATGCAGATGTGCAGGAAAATCCGCATCTTCGGGAACTTCAGCGACAAGTGGAAGCGGCGCTCGAACCGTTCAGCCTGCGGCCAGATAAACGTCCTTTTGTGCCGCATATCACGCTCGCGAAAAAATGGAAAGGCAACGACCCGCTTACAGAACCGCTTACGATTGGGATCGAGCGATTCACTGTCAGCGAATTTTCGCTCTTTCAGGTTCATTTAGACAAGAGACCCCGGTATGAAGCGGTCCGGACTTACGAATTAAGTGAAAACGCATCAAAATGA
- the trmB gene encoding tRNA (guanosine(46)-N7)-methyltransferase TrmB, with protein MRLRNKPRAGAVIGDHPNIVIPEPENHKGKWNEVFGNQHPIHIEVGMGKGQFVLGMAKANPDINYIGIELYDSVLLSALERILDEEEEVPNLRLLNVNAQDMSDFFGKGDISRVYLNFSDPWPKNRHAKRRLTHENFLDLYEQILPEEAEIHFKTDNRGLFEYSLVSMSQYGLILQDVSLDLHANEPEGNVMTEYEEKFSKKGQPIYRLEAKYPKRSS; from the coding sequence ATGAGATTACGCAATAAACCAAGGGCCGGTGCTGTCATCGGTGACCATCCGAATATCGTGATTCCGGAGCCGGAGAACCATAAAGGCAAATGGAATGAGGTATTCGGCAATCAGCATCCGATCCACATCGAAGTCGGTATGGGGAAAGGCCAGTTTGTACTTGGCATGGCAAAGGCCAATCCGGACATCAATTACATCGGCATCGAATTATACGACAGCGTTTTGCTATCTGCACTCGAGCGGATTTTGGACGAGGAGGAGGAAGTGCCGAATCTGCGGCTGCTTAATGTGAATGCGCAGGATATGAGTGATTTCTTCGGCAAAGGCGATATCAGCCGAGTGTACTTGAACTTCTCAGATCCATGGCCGAAGAACCGGCATGCCAAACGCCGATTGACCCATGAAAATTTTCTTGACTTGTACGAGCAGATTCTGCCGGAAGAAGCGGAGATTCACTTCAAGACGGATAATCGCGGCCTGTTTGAATATTCACTTGTCAGCATGTCACAATACGGCCTGATTCTGCAGGATGTGTCACTCGATCTGCATGCAAATGAGCCGGAGGGCAACGTCATGACAGAATATGAAGAAAAGTTCTCGAAGAAAGGCCAGCCGATTTACCGGCTGGAGGCGAAATATCCGAAGCGTTCATCATAA
- a CDS encoding YtnP family quorum-quenching lactonase: MEKFDFHGMTLTWLNGGDTFMDGGAMFGVVPKPLWSRKYPVNDKNQIELRCDPILIQKDGRNILVESGAGTGKLNDKQLRNYGVTDQSKLEDSLAELNLTPEDIDVILMTHMHFDHAGGLTKKVGDSFVSAFPNAEIHVSRTEWDEMRQPNIRSRNTYWKENWEPIQDQVIPFEETFDLDEAISLIHTGGHSNGHSVMKIKAGGETILHMADLMPTHAHQNPLWVLAYDDYPMTSVFAKEELLQEGLEGGYYFSFYHDGFYRIVKWTADGKEIVESVKRKELKL, translated from the coding sequence ATGGAGAAGTTCGATTTTCACGGAATGACATTGACATGGCTGAATGGCGGCGATACGTTCATGGACGGGGGTGCCATGTTCGGTGTTGTGCCAAAACCGCTGTGGTCCCGGAAATATCCGGTGAATGATAAAAACCAGATTGAATTGCGCTGTGATCCGATTCTGATCCAGAAAGACGGACGGAATATTCTGGTCGAATCAGGAGCGGGCACCGGGAAGCTGAATGACAAACAGCTTCGGAATTACGGAGTGACGGATCAGTCCAAGCTCGAGGACAGCCTGGCTGAGTTGAATTTAACACCTGAAGACATCGATGTTATCCTTATGACGCATATGCATTTTGATCATGCAGGCGGCCTGACAAAAAAAGTCGGGGACAGCTTCGTTTCAGCATTTCCGAATGCGGAAATCCATGTTTCCCGGACGGAATGGGATGAAATGCGCCAGCCGAATATCCGCTCCCGCAACACATACTGGAAGGAAAACTGGGAGCCGATTCAGGATCAGGTGATCCCGTTTGAAGAAACATTTGATCTGGATGAAGCGATTTCCCTGATCCATACCGGTGGTCATTCCAACGGCCATTCCGTTATGAAAATCAAGGCCGGAGGAGAAACAATTCTCCATATGGCGGATCTGATGCCGACGCATGCCCACCAGAATCCGCTGTGGGTATTGGCATATGATGATTATCCGATGACATCGGTGTTCGCTAAAGAAGAACTTCTGCAAGAAGGTCTCGAAGGCGGCTATTATTTCAGCTTCTACCACGATGGCTTTTACCGTATCGTCAAATGGACAGCGGATGGCAAAGAAATTGTGGAATCGGTGAAAAGGAAAGAACTTAAATTATAA
- a CDS encoding PepSY domain-containing protein, protein MKTSDIFLGTAAGAAAGLLVKEIYSRQDAKYAAERVLKDVKNAFKAEGPIDGSWIVMNPEPYKQYAVETDVYRGGITRHSDGELEQFEFLADAYTGAVLNVKKV, encoded by the coding sequence ATGAAGACAAGTGATATTTTTTTGGGAACAGCAGCCGGCGCTGCAGCCGGTTTGCTGGTTAAAGAAATCTACAGCCGGCAGGATGCGAAATATGCTGCAGAACGCGTGCTGAAAGATGTAAAAAATGCATTTAAAGCTGAAGGGCCGATTGACGGTTCATGGATTGTCATGAATCCGGAACCGTATAAGCAATATGCTGTAGAAACAGATGTCTACCGGGGCGGTATCACTCGTCATTCCGATGGTGAGTTGGAACAATTCGAGTTTCTGGCGGATGCCTATACCGGCGCGGTGCTGAATGTAAAAAAAGTATAG
- a CDS encoding M42 family metallopeptidase gives MNTETLDLFKTLTELPGAPGNEHAVRTFMKMHLSKYADEVIQDNLGSVFGVKTGQEDGPRIMVAGHMDEVGFIVKSITDNGMIRFQPAGGWWSQVMLAQRVEVVTNSGKIQGVIGSIPPHLLSDEVRNKPMDIKNMLIDIGADDKEQAESFGIRPGQQIVPVCSFTPMANPKKIMAKAWDNRYGCGLAIELLKELQGETLPNKLFSGATVMEEVGLRGAQTAANLIDPDLFFALDASPANDASGDKNEFGQLGEGALLRILDRSMVTHRGMREFILDMAETNNIPYQYFVSAGGTDAGRVHLSNDGVPSSVIGICSRYIHTAASVIHTDDYAAAKELLVKLVKAADRTTVETIRQNG, from the coding sequence ATGAATACTGAAACGCTGGATTTATTTAAAACGTTAACTGAACTTCCCGGAGCACCGGGAAACGAGCATGCCGTGCGGACATTCATGAAAATGCACCTTTCAAAATATGCAGATGAAGTCATCCAGGATAATTTGGGCAGTGTCTTCGGGGTGAAAACGGGGCAGGAAGACGGACCGCGCATCATGGTCGCGGGCCATATGGATGAAGTGGGCTTTATCGTGAAGTCGATTACAGACAATGGCATGATCCGCTTTCAGCCGGCAGGCGGCTGGTGGAGTCAAGTTATGCTGGCACAGCGGGTGGAAGTCGTCACGAACAGCGGTAAAATCCAAGGGGTTATCGGATCGATTCCGCCTCATCTTCTGAGTGATGAAGTCCGCAATAAACCGATGGATATTAAAAATATGCTGATTGATATCGGTGCCGACGACAAGGAACAAGCGGAATCGTTCGGCATACGTCCGGGCCAGCAAATCGTACCTGTTTGTTCCTTCACACCGATGGCAAACCCGAAGAAAATCATGGCAAAAGCATGGGATAACCGCTATGGCTGCGGGCTCGCCATCGAATTGCTGAAAGAATTGCAGGGTGAGACATTGCCGAATAAATTGTTCTCAGGGGCGACCGTCATGGAAGAGGTCGGATTGCGCGGGGCTCAGACTGCAGCGAATTTGATCGATCCGGATCTGTTCTTCGCACTTGACGCCAGCCCGGCAAATGATGCTTCCGGTGATAAAAATGAATTCGGCCAGCTTGGCGAAGGTGCGCTTCTGCGCATTCTCGACCGCAGCATGGTCACACACCGGGGAATGCGGGAATTTATCCTTGATATGGCGGAGACAAACAATATTCCATATCAGTACTTCGTATCCGCCGGCGGAACGGATGCCGGACGGGTCCATCTGTCAAATGATGGGGTGCCGAGTTCGGTGATCGGAATTTGTTCCCGCTATATCCATACGGCTGCATCGGTTATCCACACGGACGATTATGCCGCAGCAAAAGAGCTGCTTGTGAAATTGGTAAAAGCGGCAGACCGCACAACAGTTGAAACAATCCGTCAGAACGGCTGA
- a CDS encoding DUF84 family protein: MKVVVASKNPAKINAAAAVLQNLSTSIQLSGVETPSGVSEQPRSDEETLSGAVNRAETALRQTGADLAIGLEGGVQEQGGVLYLCNWGALASHDGPVITAGGARIPLPEEIARRVQAGEELGPVMDNYANEAGIRRHKGAVGVLTAGLVNRESMFEHVVRLLIGQYQFRSEAVATRVNEH, from the coding sequence GTGAAAGTTGTTGTTGCATCAAAAAACCCGGCCAAAATCAACGCTGCTGCAGCAGTCCTGCAAAATCTTTCGACTTCCATTCAACTTTCGGGCGTCGAAACGCCATCCGGTGTATCTGAACAGCCCCGCTCTGATGAAGAGACACTTTCGGGTGCGGTGAACCGGGCTGAAACTGCATTGAGGCAAACCGGAGCCGATCTGGCAATCGGGCTCGAGGGCGGCGTACAGGAACAAGGCGGCGTGCTGTACTTATGCAATTGGGGGGCACTTGCTTCGCATGACGGCCCGGTAATAACAGCAGGAGGTGCAAGGATTCCGCTTCCTGAAGAGATTGCCAGGAGAGTGCAGGCCGGCGAGGAACTGGGGCCGGTCATGGACAATTATGCCAATGAAGCGGGCATCCGCAGACATAAAGGTGCTGTCGGTGTCCTGACAGCCGGACTCGTGAACAGGGAAAGTATGTTCGAACATGTCGTCCGTCTGCTGATCGGTCAGTATCAATTTCGCAGCGAGGCAGTTGCAACTCGCGTCAATGAGCATTAA
- a CDS encoding thioredoxin family protein — MRELKSIEEFNTIKAEGPAVVLFTAGWCPDCRVIEPVLPEIEAAYPQYEFAEADRDRFIDLCGDLGIFGIPSFIAFKDGVELGRFVSKDRKTREEIEAFLDSLQ, encoded by the coding sequence ATGAGAGAATTAAAATCGATTGAAGAGTTTAATACGATAAAAGCGGAAGGCCCGGCCGTCGTGCTGTTTACAGCAGGCTGGTGTCCGGATTGCCGTGTGATTGAACCGGTTCTTCCGGAGATTGAAGCGGCGTATCCGCAATACGAGTTTGCCGAAGCGGATCGGGACCGGTTTATTGATTTATGTGGAGATCTGGGGATTTTCGGCATACCAAGCTTCATCGCATTTAAAGATGGGGTGGAACTCGGGCGATTTGTCAGTAAGGACCGAAAAACACGAGAAGAAATTGAAGCGTTTCTGGACAGTCTGCAATAA